From one Brachypodium distachyon strain Bd21 chromosome 4, Brachypodium_distachyon_v3.0, whole genome shotgun sequence genomic stretch:
- the LOC100821852 gene encoding uncharacterized protein LOC100821852, with protein sequence MTLCRMEMIFPPGFFTVMMHLVTHLATEAKIGGPVCYRSMWFVERYLGKLKSNVRNRAHPAGSICEAHLADEAMVFCSKYIIGFETKHNMPSRNEDGEELVGHPDVSQGPTLFPHVGVQLGKPRNYVMKSLAKVQAHRYVLFNCSKVNSYLRAHADEVTSRRRVNPNTLEKIQNETFHEWFKAHIKSLEKKDSIDGVENDIRWLARGPVSAGKRYRGFISRGFRFRPKHLDKVTQNSGVMLTAKTSSYAAAGDATPVLDDVTYYGRVIDIIELNYSGQFSVVLFECEWVDVFSEEGMKKDKYGYTLVNFSHLIHKGEKIEHEPFIFPNQADQVFYVEDEMNPGWSVVVKPPKPRDSYDTGDLESAADIESEPFHVSHLGEMFKKKTNDQHWVRTDIEGTLVDANNNAPTNEE encoded by the exons ATGACGTTATGCCGTATGGAGATGATATTCCCGCCAGGATTTTTTACTGTTATGATGCATTTGGTTACTCATCTAGCCACAGAGGCGAAAATAGGTGGTCCAGTGTGCTACCGTTCAATGTGGTTTGTTGAAAG gtatcTAGGTAAACTCAAGTCAAATGTCCGTAATAGAGCTCATCCCGCAGGATCTATATGTGAAGCACATTTGGCAGATGAGGCCATGGTGTTCTGTTCAAAGTATATTATTGGTTTTGAGACAAAGCATAACATGCCTTCCCGGAACGAAGATGGCGAGGAGTTGGTTGGCCATCCTGACGTTTCACAAGGACCAACTTTATTTCCTCATGTTGGCGTACAACTTGGAAAGCCTAGAAATTATGTGATGAAGAGTTTGGCTAAAGTACAGGCGCATAGATACGTCTTGTTCAATTGTTCCAAAGTGAACTCATACCTTAG AGCCCATGCTGATGAGGTCACCAGTAGGCGCAGAGTAAACCCAAATACTCTCGAGAAGATCCAAAATGAGACATTCCACGAGTGGTTCAAAGCTCAT ATAAAGAGTTTGGAGAAGAAAGATAGCATCGATGGTGTTGAAAATGATATTAGATGGCTAGCTCGGGGCCCAGTTTCTGCAGGAAAAAGATATCGTGGTTTCATCTCTCGAGGCTTCCGTTTTAGGCCCAAGCATTTGGATAAAGTGACACAGAACAGTGGAGTTATGCTAACTGCAAAAACATCTAGTTATGCTGCAGCAGGAGATGCAACTCCAGTTCTAGATGATGTGACGTACTATGGGAGGGTAATTGACATCATCGAGCTGAACTACTCCGGACAATTTTCAGTGGTGCTGTTTGAATGTGAATGGGTTGATGTATTTTCTGAAGAAGGAATGAAAAAAGACAAGTACGGCTACACACTTGTGAACTTCTCACATCTGATACACAAAGGAGAAAAGATTGAGCATGAGCCTTTTATTTTCCCTAACCAGGCAGATCAAGTGTTCTATGTGGAAGATGAAATGAACCCAGGTTGGTCTGTGGTAGTGAAGCCACCCAAACCTAGAGATTCATATGACACTGGTGACCTTGAATCAGCAGCGGACATAGAATCCGAGCCATTCCATGTTTCCCACCTCGGGGAGAtgttcaaaaagaaaacaaatgacCAACATTGGGTTAGAACAGACATCGAGGGAACATTAGTGGATGCTAATAACAATGCTCCGACCAACGAAGAGTAG
- the LOC106866646 gene encoding uncharacterized protein LOC106866646 isoform X1 has protein sequence MDLETIKKFLRSPRPGDDYLAGVNGFLDFAYTGKSADAKIHCPCVKCVNRFLLKRNTVYEHLVCDGMLHRYTVWGCHGETAAYISAKKRKRSQHVGINSNMRQLVHDVFRNADGVPPMTDHDDPNPPETGPDPETKAFFDLLRDVDEPLWKGCELSKLSLLVLLFHIKSNNKWSNKSMNDLLAVLQLAIPNGKKNLPKTFVQAKKIVGKLGLSYVRIHACEKDCQLYRKEKANDDFCSVCGTSRWKNKPDKTTLTKKERKKAIPRKVLRYFPIKPRLKLLFRHKETAKAFRWHAEERTKDGAMRHPADSEAWKDIDSKHAHIASDSRNFRFAMATDGFNPFGMMSSKHSCWPVVLVPYNLPPWLCMKASSLLLTLLIPGPSCFTVSTPR, from the exons ATGGATTTAGAAACTATTAAGAAGTTTTTGCGTTCTCCTAGACCAGGTGATGACTACTTGGCTGGGGTAAATGGTTTTCTTGATTTTGCATACACGGGAAAAAGTGCAGATGCCAAGATCCATTGCCCATGTGTTAAATGTGTCAATAGGTTCCTGCTCAAGAGGAACACCGTATATGAGCATTTGGTGTGTGATGGAATGCTACATCGATATACAGTTTGGGGTTGTCATGGTGAAACTGCAGCATACATCTCTGCTAAGAAGCGGAAAAGGTCACAACATGTAGGAATAAACTCTAATATGCGTCAGCTAGTCCATGATGTTTTCAGGAATGCAGATGGTGTACCTCCAATGACTGACCATGATGACCCAAATCCTCCAGAAACCGGACCAGATCCTGAAACTAAAGCTTTCTTTGACTTGTTGAGAGATGTTGATGAACCATTGTGGAAAGGGTGTGAACTGTCAAAACTTTCTCTCCTTGTACTTCTGTTCCACATAAAATCCAATAACAAGTGGAGCAATAAATCCATGAATGATTTGCTAGCAGTCCTGCAACTAGCAATTCCAAATGGTAAGAAGAATTTACCTAAAACGTTTGTTCAGGCTAAGAAGATTGTTGGAAAGCTTGGGCTCAGTTATGTGAGGATTCATGCGTGTGAAAAAGATTGCCAGCTCTATAGGAAAGAGAAAGCAAATGATGACTTCTGCTCAGTATGTGGAACATCAAGGTGGAAGAACAAACCAGATAAAACCACGTTGACTaagaaggaaaggaaaaaggcGATCCCAAGGAAGGTGTTAAGGTACTTTCCAATAAAACCCAGGCTTAAGTTGCTTTTTAGACACAAAGAAACTGCTAAAGCATTCAGATGGCATGCTGAGGAACGCACAAAAGATGGAGCAATGCGTCATCCAGCTGATTCAGAGGCTTGGAAAGACATTGACTCCAAGCATGCACACATTGCGTCAGATTCTCGAAACTTTAGATTCGCAATGGCAACTGATGGGTTCAACCCGTTTGGGATGATGAGTTCTAAACATAGTTGTTGGCCTGTCGTCCTTGTACCCTATAACCTTCCACCATGGTTATGTATGAAGGCATCTTCTCTTCTGCTTACTCTGCTTATTCCTGGTCCAT CTTGCTTTACGGTATCTACTCCCAGATAA
- the LOC106866646 gene encoding uncharacterized protein LOC106866646 isoform X2, with protein sequence MDLETIKKFLRSPRPGDDYLAGVNGFLDFAYTGKSADAKIHCPCVKCVNRFLLKRNTVYEHLVCDGMLHRYTVWGCHGETAAYISAKKRKRSQHVGINSNMRQLVHDVFRNADGVPPMTDHDDPNPPETGPDPETKAFFDLLRDVDEPLWKGLRRLLESLGSVM encoded by the exons ATGGATTTAGAAACTATTAAGAAGTTTTTGCGTTCTCCTAGACCAGGTGATGACTACTTGGCTGGGGTAAATGGTTTTCTTGATTTTGCATACACGGGAAAAAGTGCAGATGCCAAGATCCATTGCCCATGTGTTAAATGTGTCAATAGGTTCCTGCTCAAGAGGAACACCGTATATGAGCATTTGGTGTGTGATGGAATGCTACATCGATATACAGTTTGGGGTTGTCATGGTGAAACTGCAGCATACATCTCTGCTAAGAAGCGGAAAAGGTCACAACATGTAGGAATAAACTCTAATATGCGTCAGCTAGTCCATGATGTTTTCAGGAATGCAGATGGTGTACCTCCAATGACTGACCATGATGACCCAAATCCTCCAGAAACCGGACCAGATCCTGAAACTAAAGCTTTCTTTGACTTGTTGAGAGATGTTGATGAACCATTGTGGAAAGG GCTAAGAAGATTGTTGGAAAGCTTGGGCTCAGTTATGTGA
- the LOC100822160 gene encoding uncharacterized protein LOC100822160, translating to MVNTRRLNITRSCTRNGRRDNREESFPQVDSSQEFDDNLDHVVHHDDDPQNMLGNIEKVNKRGRTALPDVYNLPDGARIVVSCNPHGQPIGEEGGVLGKFLGVIAKNGAYCPLNEHDWRKVKKDGGDETILQCVQTQFLCPPSCKKWILKTVGRDWRRYKATLKKGIFKPNANKKRKALYKLCPEDVEEDQWKELVKFWKSKEGRDLSEKNKRSRSLVKTNHTAGTKSFARWAEDIRQKDPEKRQPHRAIVYLATHRKRPKDNQPEPVQNEHVIQLEDLIDNQPELAQNDRGRIAWEGDALHQVLGEEKAGQVHGMGLLPVPKQVYGRLPRRFKNMNISTQDTSYEGGADEREEIARLWEHIQKQDLVIEQLRNQQGSHENNETARENHQENFADNSQTHVANFVRKRVCNTPDQQGFLTRERETTLNKDTLVENHDMYTDNDEEFPAQKYLEHGKDNGLAHQHGSSSIPLSTNGFLQEKNKTKQNFQDTTARTRRQQDTQSRTQCHIPSKRKHSSSMEDGTKIILKTHVYPNRRRVAYATFITNSPTHDVAGVQLGSEFMHVSLDEVIDAKEKLVRERFNCKTIGDAYAAGLTIAWPSAFIEKMNFKG from the exons ATGGTTAACACAAGAAGGTTGAATATCACAAGAAGCTGCACCCGAAATGGACGCCGTGACAACAGAGAGGAGTCTTTCCCACAGGTTGATTCATCACAAGAATTTGATGATAATTTGGATCATGTTGTGCACCATGATGATGACCCGCAGAACATGTTAG GAAACATTGAGAAAGTCAATAAGCGTGGGAGAACAGCCCTGCCAGATGTTTATAACCTTCCAGACGGAGCACGAATAGTTGTGAGTTGCAATCCACATGGCCAGCCTATaggagaagaaggtggagtCTTAGGGAAGTTTCTGGGCGTGATAGCCAAGAATGGAGCATATTGTCCACTTAATGAGCATGACTGGAGAAAGGTCAAGAAAGATGGTGGTGATGAAACAATTCTTCAGTGTGTACAG ACTCAGTTTTTGTGTCCTCCTTCCTGTAAGAAGTGGATATTAAAAACTGTTGGGAGAGACTGGAGACGATATAAAGCAACTCTAAAAAAGGGTATCTTCAAAccaaatgcaaacaaaaaaaggaaagcttTATATAAGCTTTGTCCAGAGGATGTGGAAGAAGACCAATGGAAGGAACTTGTCAAATTTTGGAAATCAAAAGAAGGAAGG GACCTAAGtgagaagaacaaaagaagtcGTTCATTGGTGAAGACAAACCATACAGCAGGGACAAAGAGTTTTGCTCGTTGGGCTGAGGATATA AGACAAAAGGACCCTGAAAAAAGACAACCACATAGAGCAATTGTTTACTTAGCAACTCACAGAAAAAGACCTAAAGATAATCAACCAGAGCCTGTACAAAATGAGCATGTG ATTCAATTGGAGGATCTAATAGATAATCAACCAGAGCTTGCCCAAAATGACCGGGGAAGAATTGCTTGGGAAGGCGATGCCTTGCATCAGGTTCTGGGTGAAGAAAAAGCTGGACAAGTCCATGGCATGGGTTTGCTTCCTGTCCCGAAGCAAGTTTATGGTAGGCTACCACGGCGTTTCAAGAACATGAATATCAGTACACAAGATACATCATATGAGGGAGGGGCTGATGAAAGAGAGGAAATAGCAAGGCTCTGGGAACATATACAAAAACAAGACCTGGTTATTGAACAATTGAGAAACCAACAAGGCAGTCATGAGAACAATGAAACAGCAAGG GAAAATCACCAAGAAAACTTTGCCGACAATTCGCAGACACACGTTGCGAATTTTGTACGAAAG AGAGTTTGCAATACGCCAGATCAACAAGGTTTCCTCACTCGAGAAAGAGAGACAACATTG AACAAGGATACACTAGTAGAAAATCATGACATGTATACTGATAATGACGAGGAGTTTCCTGCTCAAAAG TATCTTGAGCATGGAAAGGACAATGGATTAGCACATCAACATGGATCATCATCAATACCACTCTCCACCAATGGTTTTCTGCAAGAG AAGAACAAAACGAAGCAGAATTTCCAAGATACTACGGCGCGTACGCGACGACAACAAGACACCCAAAGCAGAACTCAGTGCCATATTCCCTCAAAGCGGAAGCATAGTTCTTCGATGGAG GACGGCACCAAAATAATTCTCAAGACTCATGTATATCCCAACAGACGACGTGTGGCATATGCCACTTTTATTACTAACTCACCAACTCATGATGTTGCTGGCGTCCAGTTAGGTTCTGAATTTATGCATGTTAGTCTTGATGAAGTTATTGATGCAAAGGAAAAGTTAGTAAGAGAAAGGTTTAACTGCAAGACAATTGGAGATGCATATGCGGCTGGGTTAACAATTGCTTGGCCATCAGCTTTT ATTGAGAAGATGAATTTTAAGGGATGA
- the LOC100846154 gene encoding anthocyanidin 5,3-O-glucosyltransferase-like, which produces MKQTVVLFPGAGVGHVSPMTELANVFLKHGYDVTMVLTEPPFKSSDLGGSSFVERIAASNPSISFHVLPPLPAPDFAASGKHPFLLMLQLARDYNGPLEAFLRTIPRERLHSLVLDMFCVHAIDAGAAVGVPVYTFFAPGASCLSVVTQFPALVAGRRSGLKDLGDTPLDFLGVPPMPASHLVRELLEHPEEELCKAMTDIWRRNTETMGVLVNTFESLESRAAQSLRDPLCVPGRVLPPVYCVGPLIGKKSDSKAARKKNECLAWLDAQPDASVVFLCFGSMGTLSADQLKEIAVGLERSGQRFLWSVRAPAGSQDPKKYLEVRAEADLDALLPEGFLERTKDRGLVVKSWVPQVDVLRHPATGAFVTHCGWNSVLEAVAAGVPMLCWPLEAEQKMNKVCMTADMGVAVELEGYMTGFVKAGELEAKVRLVIEAEEGRQLRARLAARREEAEAAMEEGGSSRRAFAQFLLDVENLVDGKQQGN; this is translated from the coding sequence ATGAAGCAGACCGTCGTTCTGTTCccgggcgccggcgtcggccacGTAAGCCCCATGACGGAGCTCGCCAACGTCTTCCTCAAGCACGGCTACGACGTGACCATGGTGCTCACCGAGCCGCCCTTCAAGTCGTCCGACTTGGGCGGCAGCAGCTTCGTGGAGCGCATTGCCGCCTCCAACCCGTCCATCTCCTTCCATGTCCTCCCGCCCCTCCCGGCACCAGACTTCGCCGCCTCCGGCAAGCACCCTTTCCTGCTCATGCTCCAGCTCGCGCGCGACTACAACGGGCCGCTCGAGGCTTTCCTCCGCACCATCCCGCGGGAACGCCTGCACTCCCTCGTCCTCGACATGTTCTGCGTCCACGCCatcgacgccggcgccgcggtcGGCGTCCCGGTCTACACGTTCTTCGCCCCGGGCGCCTCGTGCCTGTCCGTCGTGACCCAGTTCCCGGCGCTGGTCGCCGGCAGGCGATCGGGCCTGAAGGATCTCGGGGACACGCCCCTCGATTTCCTCGGCGTCCCGCCGATGCCGGCGTCTCATCTCGTCAGGGAGCTGCTGGAGCacccggaggaggagctgtGCAAGGCCATGACCGACATCTGGAGGCGCAACACGGAGACCATGGGCGTCCTGGTGAACACGTTCGAGTCGCTGGAGAGCCGGGCGGCGCAGTCGCTCCGGGACCCGCTCTGCGTCCCCGGCCGGGTCCTGCCTCCGGTGTACTGCGTCGGGCCGTTGATCGGCAAGAAGAGTGACAGCAAAGCAGCTAGGAAGAAGAACGAGTGCCTGGCGTGGCTCGACGCACAGCCAGACGCCAGCGTCGTGTTCCTCTGCTTCGGAAGCATGGGCACGCTCTCCGCGGACCAGCTCAAGGAGATAGCCGTTGGCTTGGAGAGGTCCGGGCAACGGTTCCTGTGGTCCGTGCGCGCGCCGGCCGGAAGCCAAGACCCGAAGAAATACTTGGAGGTGCGCGCCGAGGCGGACCTCGACGCGCTCCTCCCGGAGGGGTTCCTGGAGAGGACCAAGGACAGGGGCCTCGTCGTCAAGTCATGGGTGCCTCAGGTGGACGTGCTCCGGCACCCTGCCACCGGCGCGTTCGTGACGCACTGCGGCTGGAACTCGGTGCTGGAGGCCGTCGCGGCGGGGGTCCCGATGCTGTGCTGGCCGCTCGAAGCAGAGCAGAAGATGAACAAGGTGTGCATGACGGCGGACATGGGCGTCGCGGTGGAGCTGGAGGGGTACATGACGGGGTTTGTCAAGGCGGGGGAGCTGGAGGCCAAGGTGAGGCTGGTGATCGAGGCCGAGGAAGGAAGGCAGCTCAGGGCGCGACTCGCGGCTCGCAGGGaagaggccgaggcggcgatggaggaAGGAGGCTCGTCGCGGCGGGCGTTCGCCCAGTTCCTGTTGGACGTGGAGAATCTCGTAGACGGAAAGCAGCAAGGCAATTGA